In Opitutus sp. ER46, the following are encoded in one genomic region:
- a CDS encoding efflux RND transporter permease subunit, producing MKPAFTDLFIRRPVLAIVVNLVIVIAGIQAWRTLSIRQYPRSENASVVVSTAYVGANAELVRGFVTTPLERAIASADGIDYVQSKSLQNISVITARLKLNYDPTKALAEITSKVNQVRNDLPPEAEVPSITVESADSQIAAAYLSFSSTILNQAEITDYLTRVVQPRLGAVAGVQRAEVLGARVFAMRVWLKPDRMAALNISPAQVRQALAANNYLSAVGTTKGNLVQVNLTANTDLHTVDEFKQLVIRQQNDTSVRLRDIADVELGAEDYDTEVRYSGKTAVFMGIFPLPNANTIDVVKRVLKELDLVKRDLPSGLEAAVAYDASAYISTAISEVTHTLIDTLLIVVVVIFLFLGSMRSVLVPVLAIPVSLVGGIFLMQMFGFTLNLLTLLAIVLSVGLVVDDAIVVVENVERHLREGRTPREAAILGARELVGPVIAMTVTLAAVYAPIGLQGGLTGALFREFALTLAGAVTISGIVALTLSPMMSARLLKSAEAEERGFAGWVNHRFDKLRQTYGRVLGRTLQHRPVVYMLWVIVFAMWIPMFMMSPKELAPNEDQGFMFAIVTAPANATADQKSQQARAIEQAFLETPETDLTFTIMFPPSVGASMGADGFAGLVTKPWQHPRQRTIFQIQEELSMKLMKIPGIQVFAATPAALPGGSNFPVEFVVASTGDTNELLTMAQKIEAEAMKSGKFRFLQLDLKIDQPQAEVVIDREKVAALGLNLAQVGADLGSALGGNYVNRFNISGRSYKVIPQIERTDRLNPDQLRDIYISGPKGELIPLSSVAHIENRVVPRSLNRFQQLNAVTISGVPATTLDHALKTLEEISRDVLPGGYTIDYTGESRQLRQEGNKFVPAFTLAVVLIFLALAVQFNSFRDPLVILAGSVPLALFGALIFTWLKFPVPNMPYWTNAFTTTLNIYAQVGLVTLVGLIAKNGILIVEFANKLQEQGRTKLEAAHEAAMTRLRPVLMTSAATIAGHFPLILVTGAGAAARNSIGLVLVGGMTIGTFFTLFVVPALYVLIARDHRAEAQATATETALEPAPTFVK from the coding sequence ATGAAACCTGCCTTTACCGATCTCTTCATTCGACGTCCCGTCCTGGCGATCGTCGTCAATCTCGTCATCGTCATCGCCGGTATCCAAGCCTGGCGGACGCTCAGCATCCGCCAGTATCCGCGCAGTGAAAACGCCTCCGTGGTCGTTTCCACCGCCTACGTCGGGGCCAACGCCGAGCTCGTCCGCGGCTTCGTCACCACGCCCCTCGAGCGTGCCATCGCCTCCGCCGACGGCATCGATTACGTCCAGTCCAAGAGCCTGCAGAACATCTCGGTCATCACCGCGCGCCTGAAGCTCAATTACGATCCGACCAAGGCACTCGCGGAAATCACCTCCAAGGTGAACCAGGTCCGCAACGACCTGCCACCCGAGGCCGAGGTGCCGTCGATCACGGTCGAGTCCGCCGACTCCCAGATCGCCGCCGCCTACCTGAGCTTCTCGTCCACCATCCTGAACCAGGCGGAGATCACCGACTACCTCACCCGCGTCGTACAACCGCGCCTCGGTGCGGTCGCCGGGGTGCAGCGGGCCGAGGTGCTCGGCGCCCGCGTTTTCGCCATGCGCGTGTGGCTCAAGCCGGACCGGATGGCCGCCCTCAACATCAGCCCGGCGCAGGTCCGCCAGGCGCTCGCGGCGAACAACTACCTGTCCGCCGTCGGCACCACCAAGGGTAACCTCGTCCAGGTCAACCTCACGGCTAACACCGACCTCCACACGGTCGACGAATTCAAGCAGCTCGTCATCCGCCAGCAGAATGACACGAGCGTCCGCCTCCGGGACATCGCCGACGTCGAACTCGGTGCCGAGGATTACGACACCGAGGTCCGCTACTCCGGCAAGACCGCCGTTTTCATGGGCATCTTCCCGCTGCCCAATGCCAACACGATCGATGTGGTGAAGCGCGTGCTGAAGGAACTCGACCTCGTCAAACGCGACCTGCCGTCGGGTCTCGAGGCGGCGGTCGCGTATGATGCTTCCGCCTACATCAGCACCGCCATCAGCGAGGTCACCCACACGCTCATCGACACGCTGCTCATCGTCGTCGTGGTGATCTTCCTCTTCCTCGGCTCGATGCGCTCGGTGCTCGTGCCGGTGCTCGCCATCCCCGTCTCCCTCGTCGGCGGCATCTTCCTGATGCAGATGTTCGGGTTCACCCTCAACCTGCTGACGCTGCTCGCGATCGTGCTTTCGGTCGGTCTCGTCGTCGACGACGCCATTGTCGTGGTCGAGAACGTCGAACGGCACCTGCGCGAGGGCCGAACCCCGCGCGAGGCTGCCATCCTGGGCGCCCGCGAGCTCGTCGGACCCGTCATCGCGATGACCGTCACGCTCGCCGCGGTGTACGCCCCGATCGGTCTCCAGGGCGGCCTCACCGGCGCGCTCTTCCGCGAGTTCGCGCTCACCCTCGCCGGCGCCGTCACCATCTCCGGCATCGTCGCCCTCACGCTCTCGCCCATGATGTCGGCGCGCCTCCTCAAGAGTGCCGAGGCCGAGGAACGCGGCTTCGCCGGCTGGGTGAACCACCGCTTCGACAAGCTCCGGCAAACCTACGGCCGCGTGCTGGGCCGCACGCTGCAGCATCGTCCGGTCGTCTACATGCTCTGGGTGATCGTCTTCGCAATGTGGATTCCGATGTTCATGATGTCGCCCAAGGAACTCGCGCCCAATGAGGACCAGGGCTTCATGTTCGCGATCGTCACGGCGCCCGCGAATGCCACCGCCGACCAGAAGAGCCAGCAGGCGCGGGCCATCGAGCAGGCGTTCCTCGAGACGCCCGAAACCGATCTGACGTTCACCATCATGTTCCCGCCGTCGGTCGGTGCGTCCATGGGGGCCGACGGCTTCGCCGGCCTGGTGACCAAACCGTGGCAGCACCCGCGTCAACGCACGATCTTCCAGATCCAGGAAGAGCTCTCGATGAAGCTGATGAAGATTCCGGGCATCCAGGTTTTCGCCGCGACGCCCGCCGCGCTCCCCGGCGGCAGCAACTTCCCGGTTGAGTTCGTGGTCGCCTCGACCGGCGACACCAACGAGCTGCTCACCATGGCGCAGAAGATCGAGGCGGAGGCGATGAAGTCGGGCAAGTTCCGCTTCCTCCAACTCGACCTCAAGATCGACCAGCCGCAGGCCGAGGTCGTCATCGACCGCGAGAAAGTCGCGGCCCTCGGACTCAACCTCGCCCAGGTGGGCGCCGATCTCGGTTCCGCCCTCGGCGGCAACTACGTCAACCGGTTCAACATCTCCGGTCGCAGCTACAAGGTCATCCCGCAGATCGAGCGGACCGACCGGCTCAACCCGGACCAACTCCGCGATATCTACATCAGCGGCCCCAAGGGCGAACTGATCCCGCTGAGCTCGGTGGCCCACATCGAGAATCGCGTCGTGCCGCGGTCGTTGAACCGCTTCCAGCAGCTCAATGCCGTTACGATCTCCGGCGTCCCCGCCACCACGCTCGACCACGCGCTCAAGACGCTCGAGGAAATCTCGCGCGACGTCCTGCCGGGCGGCTACACGATCGATTACACGGGCGAGTCGCGCCAGCTGCGTCAGGAGGGCAACAAATTCGTTCCCGCCTTCACGCTGGCGGTCGTGCTGATCTTCCTCGCCCTCGCGGTGCAGTTTAACTCGTTCCGCGACCCGCTCGTGATCCTGGCCGGCTCGGTGCCCCTCGCGCTCTTCGGCGCGTTGATCTTCACCTGGCTGAAGTTCCCGGTGCCGAACATGCCGTACTGGACCAATGCGTTCACGACCACGCTCAACATCTACGCGCAGGTGGGCCTGGTGACCCTGGTCGGCCTGATCGCGAAGAACGGCATCCTGATCGTGGAGTTTGCCAACAAGCTCCAGGAACAGGGCCGCACGAAGCTCGAGGCGGCCCACGAGGCCGCGATGACCCGCTTGCGCCCGGTGCTGATGACCAGTGCCGCGACCATCGCCGGTCACTTCCCGCTGATCCTCGTCACTGGTGCCGGCGCCGCCGCCCGAAATTCCATTGGCCTCGTGCTCGTCGGCGGTATGACGATCGGCACGTTCTTCACCCTCTTCGTGGTGCCTGCCCTGTACGTGCTCATCGCGCGCGACCACCGCGCGGAGGCCCAGGCCACCGCGACGGAAACGGCGCTCGAGCCGGCTCCCACGTTCGTCAAATAA